In candidate division KSB1 bacterium, the following are encoded in one genomic region:
- a CDS encoding SufD family Fe-S cluster assembly protein: MRDRRREFELLAEAYEQSGGQLEALKDARIASLVVSLNKILGKNEISGLTIEGEETTTGVRAQITVAQGTVIEHPVHLCFGVLPKEGVQEIVAEFVMEDRAKATFLAHCSFPNAERVRHIMQGTVQVGKGASMTYNETHYHGTQGGVVVLPLMRVNVKERGEFRSEFRLAQGAVGQLHIDYEVRLADYGLCELYAKVYGKGDDRIRVKESIYLDGAHARGLAKSRIVVADRAESEVVGEIVGNAPFSRGHVDCVEIIQSTGARASAVPMLRVVDETAKLTHEAAIGSVDKKQVETLMARGLTESEAVEVVVQGLLR; the protein is encoded by the coding sequence ATGCGTGACCGCCGCAGGGAATTTGAGCTTTTGGCCGAGGCATATGAGCAAAGCGGAGGCCAGCTTGAGGCACTGAAAGACGCCCGAATCGCCAGTCTGGTCGTGAGCCTGAACAAGATCCTGGGCAAGAACGAGATTTCCGGACTGACCATCGAAGGTGAAGAGACGACAACCGGCGTTCGGGCTCAAATCACCGTTGCGCAAGGCACGGTGATTGAACATCCCGTGCACCTCTGCTTCGGGGTCCTCCCTAAGGAGGGGGTGCAGGAGATCGTGGCCGAGTTTGTGATGGAAGACCGGGCAAAGGCGACTTTTCTCGCCCACTGCTCCTTTCCCAATGCCGAGAGGGTCAGACACATCATGCAGGGCACGGTGCAGGTGGGGAAAGGCGCTTCCATGACCTACAACGAGACGCACTATCACGGCACCCAAGGCGGGGTGGTGGTCCTGCCCCTCATGCGCGTGAATGTGAAGGAGCGGGGAGAGTTCCGTAGTGAATTTAGGCTGGCTCAGGGGGCCGTTGGGCAGTTGCACATCGACTACGAGGTACGACTCGCTGACTATGGCCTTTGTGAGCTCTATGCGAAGGTCTATGGCAAGGGTGACGACCGCATCCGTGTGAAGGAGTCCATTTACTTGGACGGAGCGCATGCCCGGGGCTTGGCCAAAAGCCGCATCGTTGTGGCTGACCGCGCGGAGAGCGAGGTGGTAGGTGAGATTGTGGGCAACGCGCCCTTCTCGCGGGGGCATGTGGACTGCGTGGAGATCATTCAAAGTACAGGAGCGCGCGCCAGTGCGGTACCCATGCTGCGGGTGGTAGACGAGACGGCGAAACTAACCCACGAAGCCGCCATCGGGAGCGTGGACAAAAAACAGGTGGAGACCCTGATGGCCCGGGGGCTGACGGAAAGCGAGGCGGTGGAAGTCGTTGTGCAAGGCTTGTTGCGGTAG
- a CDS encoding ABC transporter ATP-binding protein, whose translation MRAVGDPRESLRISDLNLSRNGERILRDLNLEVRRGEVHSILGMNGTGKSTLAYTIMGLSGYQPQSGRIVFEGQDITAMPVQERARLGITLAWQEPARFEGLSVEEYLRISSRNAQRALPPEECLRMVGLRPERYLRRIVDNTLSGGERKRIELASVLAMQPKLVILDEPDSGIDALSIDYIVEDIRAFVRQGSSVLLITHHEDVARMADRASSLCGGTILKTGLPEEVARFFRNHCRECPHVNEPDREVYRYA comes from the coding sequence ATGCGTGCGGTCGGTGACCCAAGGGAGTCGTTGCGCATTTCCGACCTGAATCTCAGTCGCAACGGAGAGCGTATCCTGCGCGATCTGAATCTGGAGGTACGGCGTGGGGAGGTGCACAGCATCCTGGGAATGAACGGTACCGGCAAATCCACGCTGGCTTACACCATCATGGGACTGAGCGGCTACCAACCGCAGTCCGGGCGAATCGTCTTTGAGGGCCAGGACATCACGGCTATGCCGGTACAGGAGCGGGCGCGGCTAGGCATTACGCTGGCCTGGCAGGAGCCAGCACGCTTTGAGGGCCTGAGCGTGGAGGAGTATTTGCGAATAAGCAGCCGCAATGCGCAGAGGGCACTGCCGCCGGAGGAGTGTCTACGCATGGTAGGCCTGAGACCAGAACGCTACTTGCGGCGCATAGTGGACAATACGCTAAGCGGTGGTGAGCGCAAGAGAATTGAGTTGGCTTCGGTACTGGCTATGCAGCCCAAGCTGGTGATCCTGGATGAACCCGATTCAGGGATTGATGCTCTCTCCATCGACTACATTGTCGAGGACATTCGTGCCTTTGTGCGCCAGGGCAGCTCCGTACTCCTCATCACCCATCACGAAGACGTGGCGAGGATGGCGGACCGCGCATCATCGTTGTGCGGAGGCACCATTCTCAAAACTGGCCTGCCCGAGGAGGTGGCCCGATTCTTTCGCAACCACTGTCGGGAGTGCCCGCATGTGAACGAACCAGACCGAGAAGTGTACCGCTATGCGTGA
- a CDS encoding ferredoxin family protein, whose protein sequence is MSQRYMNIPREEIPWYPTVDAELCTSCGNCLGFCANGVFAQGEQAVEVVSPYNCVVGCDACAKDCPSGAISFPSKEELVQKLRELRLKYAEKQER, encoded by the coding sequence GTGAGCCAGAGGTACATGAACATCCCCCGGGAGGAGATCCCTTGGTATCCGACGGTGGATGCAGAGTTGTGCACCTCGTGCGGTAACTGTCTGGGTTTCTGCGCGAATGGGGTGTTTGCACAGGGTGAACAGGCGGTGGAGGTAGTGAGTCCCTACAACTGTGTGGTGGGCTGCGATGCCTGCGCCAAGGATTGCCCCTCTGGGGCCATTTCTTTCCCGAGCAAGGAGGAACTGGTGCAGAAGTTGCGCGAGCTGCGCCTGAAGTACGCCGAGAAGCAGGAGCGGTAA
- a CDS encoding permease, which translates to MDWKKEWRALLGIVAVFLLCFYLPVGTPRFDGAVTEALHLVRWYAREHVLMCLIPAFFIAGAIAVFVSKESVMRYLGPKANRVLAYGVASVSGSILAVCSCTVLPLFAGIYRMGAGLGPATTFLYSGPAINVLAIVLTARILGLPLGIARAFGAVLFSVVIGLLMHLLFRKEETAKQEAQMLLPTSEPRRPLWRTAVFFASMVVILVFANWGKPTQAGGFWAAVYEVKWWITGFAATALGAVLVAWFDVAWRKVAVAAAATVLASIVFGQHPIVPFGVGVLGLSITASRDRGEAGEWFVATWGYAKQILPLLFFGVLVAGALLGRPGHEGLIPSRWVASLVGGNSLGANFFASVVGAFMYFATLTEVPILQGLIGSGMGQGPALALLLAGPALSLPSMLVIHSIMGTKRTLAFILLVVVMAALTGLLFGTVR; encoded by the coding sequence ATGGACTGGAAGAAGGAGTGGCGAGCGTTACTGGGGATAGTCGCGGTGTTCCTCTTGTGTTTTTACCTGCCTGTCGGGACTCCTCGATTTGATGGCGCCGTGACTGAGGCTCTGCATCTGGTGCGGTGGTATGCGCGGGAACACGTGCTCATGTGTCTTATTCCGGCCTTCTTCATTGCCGGCGCCATAGCTGTCTTCGTGAGCAAAGAATCGGTGATGCGCTACCTGGGGCCGAAGGCAAACCGAGTGCTGGCCTACGGCGTGGCCTCTGTCTCCGGGAGCATCTTGGCAGTCTGTTCCTGCACGGTCTTGCCCCTGTTTGCGGGCATCTATCGCATGGGCGCAGGACTTGGTCCTGCCACGACCTTTCTTTACTCCGGTCCAGCCATCAACGTGCTCGCCATTGTGCTGACGGCACGCATTCTGGGGCTCCCGCTGGGAATAGCAAGGGCCTTTGGTGCGGTCCTCTTTAGCGTCGTGATCGGCCTGCTCATGCACCTCCTGTTCCGTAAGGAGGAGACAGCAAAGCAGGAAGCACAGATGCTTCTTCCCACTTCGGAACCCCGGCGCCCGCTCTGGCGGACGGCTGTATTCTTCGCCAGCATGGTGGTCATTCTGGTCTTTGCCAACTGGGGGAAGCCCACGCAGGCGGGTGGATTCTGGGCTGCCGTTTATGAGGTGAAGTGGTGGATCACCGGCTTTGCTGCGACGGCCTTAGGAGCGGTACTGGTGGCATGGTTTGACGTTGCCTGGCGCAAAGTTGCCGTGGCGGCCGCGGCCACCGTTTTGGCAAGCATCGTGTTTGGCCAGCACCCCATCGTCCCCTTCGGTGTGGGCGTCCTCGGGCTGTCGATCACTGCCAGCAGGGACCGGGGAGAGGCAGGAGAGTGGTTCGTCGCCACCTGGGGCTATGCCAAGCAGATTTTGCCGTTGCTCTTCTTCGGGGTCCTTGTTGCCGGAGCGCTTCTTGGTCGCCCAGGCCACGAGGGCCTGATTCCCTCGCGCTGGGTAGCAAGCTTGGTGGGTGGCAACTCCCTAGGGGCGAATTTTTTTGCTTCGGTGGTGGGTGCCTTCATGTATTTTGCTACCCTCACCGAGGTCCCTATACTCCAGGGACTCATCGGCAGTGGGATGGGACAGGGCCCGGCCCTAGCACTGCTCCTGGCGGGCCCGGCCCTCTCGCTACCAAGCATGTTAGTCATCCATAGCATCATGGGAACCAAAAGGACGTTGGCATTCATTCTCTTGGTTGTGGTGATGGCCGCACTCACAGGTTTGCTCTTTGGTACCGTAAGATAG
- a CDS encoding DoxX family membrane protein: MKRELWYHLVRIALGAVFVYAAVGKIADPAGFLRDVDNYRLLPFFAAGLTAIILPWLELLCGLGLILRRWVQGSAMLIAAMLVLFIAGLVSALVRGLDISCGCFAIGSEASRVSVMRVLEDSVMLAAALWVWWKEGSS, encoded by the coding sequence ATGAAGCGGGAGCTTTGGTACCACCTGGTCCGCATCGCACTCGGGGCAGTTTTCGTCTATGCCGCGGTGGGGAAGATCGCCGACCCGGCAGGCTTTCTCCGCGACGTCGATAACTATCGCCTGCTGCCATTCTTTGCTGCAGGGCTCACGGCCATCATCCTGCCTTGGTTGGAGCTACTCTGTGGCCTCGGGCTCATTCTGCGACGATGGGTGCAAGGGAGCGCGATGCTCATTGCGGCAATGTTGGTGCTCTTCATAGCTGGGCTCGTCTCGGCCCTGGTGCGTGGGCTGGATATCAGCTGCGGCTGCTTCGCCATTGGCAGCGAGGCAAGCAGAGTAAGCGTGATGCGGGTGCTCGAGGACTCGGTGATGCTTGCCGCTGCACTGTGGGTCTGGTGGAAGGAGGGGAGCAGCTGA
- a CDS encoding rhodanese-like domain-containing protein, translating to MLRRPSPMSAAQGEDVGLAEITIAAPGGAAKPPAGFAGLRYVTLDQLDSLRLVPGAVLVDARSAKSYMAGRIPGAVNLPVDELPERQDELAQISRAPLVLVYCDDPRCDAAERLAEELLAGGARSVAIYHDGIRGWMAAGRAVTRDHSSGAR from the coding sequence GTGCTGAGACGCCCAAGTCCGATGTCGGCCGCGCAGGGCGAGGATGTCGGCCTGGCTGAGATTACCATCGCCGCTCCGGGTGGTGCCGCCAAGCCTCCCGCCGGTTTCGCAGGATTGCGGTATGTGACCCTCGACCAGCTGGATTCCCTGCGCCTGGTGCCCGGTGCAGTGCTGGTGGATGCGCGGTCAGCTAAAAGCTACATGGCGGGACGCATACCTGGGGCAGTGAATCTGCCTGTAGATGAGCTACCTGAACGACAGGATGAGCTCGCGCAGATAAGCCGGGCTCCTCTGGTGCTCGTCTATTGTGATGACCCCCGCTGCGATGCGGCCGAGCGCCTTGCCGAGGAGTTGCTGGCTGGCGGCGCCCGCAGTGTGGCGATTTATCACGACGGCATCCGCGGGTGGATGGCTGCCGGAAGAGCAGTTACCCGCGACCACAGTTCTGGAGCACGGTGA
- a CDS encoding metalloregulator ArsR/SmtB family transcription factor, with amino-acid sequence MHELEGLEVQTMYELEARLLASLAHPNRLIILEYLQKGEKCVCELQAALRIEQSNLSRHLKVMAQEGLIELHRVGTRSYYRIAEPRAAVLRATAAEIVRSRLQRVANLAEAQ; translated from the coding sequence ATGCATGAACTGGAGGGGCTCGAGGTGCAAACCATGTACGAATTAGAGGCGCGGCTGCTTGCATCGCTGGCGCATCCCAATCGACTCATAATTCTTGAGTACTTGCAAAAGGGGGAGAAGTGCGTCTGCGAGTTGCAAGCGGCGCTGAGGATTGAGCAGTCCAACCTCTCACGCCACCTCAAGGTGATGGCCCAGGAGGGCCTGATTGAGCTCCATCGGGTCGGTACGCGGTCTTACTACCGCATTGCGGAGCCGCGCGCGGCGGTCTTGCGGGCGACCGCTGCGGAAATCGTGCGCTCGCGCCTACAGCGCGTTGCCAACCTGGCTGAGGCACAGTAA
- a CDS encoding nitroreductase family protein — translation MSQVYDLIRRRRTIRRFRQEALPFAALERIVDAARLAPSGANLQPCEFVVVDDPELVEFLFSCTKWAGYLPPDQGPPPLGQRPAAYVVVLLNRERRAQGGEHDAGAAIMSMILTALEMGIGACWIGSVDRPKVQQALSIPPHCEIDSVLALGYPAESPQMEPLRDSVKYWRDENGVLHVPKRLLKDVMHHNRY, via the coding sequence ATGTCGCAAGTCTACGACCTCATTCGCCGTCGCCGCACGATTCGACGATTTCGCCAGGAGGCATTGCCTTTTGCAGCGTTGGAACGCATCGTGGACGCTGCGCGACTTGCCCCGAGTGGCGCCAACCTGCAGCCATGCGAGTTCGTTGTGGTGGACGACCCTGAGCTGGTGGAATTTCTTTTCTCGTGCACCAAGTGGGCGGGCTACCTTCCTCCCGATCAAGGCCCACCGCCACTCGGACAACGTCCCGCCGCATACGTGGTGGTTCTCCTCAACCGGGAACGCCGCGCCCAGGGGGGCGAGCACGACGCGGGCGCAGCCATCATGAGCATGATCCTCACTGCGCTGGAAATGGGCATCGGCGCCTGTTGGATTGGTTCGGTGGACCGACCAAAGGTGCAGCAGGCGCTGAGCATCCCGCCGCATTGCGAGATCGACTCGGTCCTGGCGCTCGGCTACCCAGCCGAAAGTCCGCAGATGGAGCCACTCCGAGATTCCGTCAAGTATTGGCGCGACGAAAACGGAGTGTTGCATGTGCCTAAACGACTGCTCAAAGACGTCATGCACCACAACAGGTACTGA
- a CDS encoding Nif3-like dinuclear metal center hexameric protein: MVARDRIVTYLNDLLQPQLFEDYGPQGLQVEGKAHVRKIVTGVSASLELFEQAHIRGADMVIVHHGLFWDRESRVATGALKKRLTALLTNDISLVAYHLPLDAHPTFGNNAVAARALGILDPQRFATVGWWGRLSEPLLARVLFNKIQILYDKTPLIFDYGPDSVETVGIVSGAGAHRLQEAVALGLDCFVTGEASEASMHLAKESGLHFVAAGHYATERLGIKVLGEQLAQEFGIEVEFLDLPNPV, from the coding sequence GTGGTTGCACGCGACCGTATTGTCACGTATTTGAACGACCTGTTACAGCCGCAACTGTTCGAGGATTACGGCCCTCAGGGTTTACAAGTAGAGGGTAAGGCGCACGTACGCAAGATTGTCACTGGCGTATCGGCCTCATTGGAACTGTTTGAGCAGGCTCACATTCGTGGCGCCGACATGGTGATCGTGCACCATGGACTGTTCTGGGACAGGGAAAGCAGGGTGGCCACCGGTGCGTTGAAGAAACGTCTGACGGCACTCTTGACTAACGATATCTCGTTGGTTGCCTACCACCTCCCATTGGACGCTCACCCCACATTCGGCAACAATGCCGTGGCAGCGCGGGCCCTCGGTATTCTGGACCCGCAGCGTTTCGCCACAGTCGGCTGGTGGGGTAGGCTCTCCGAGCCACTGCTCGCGCGTGTACTATTCAACAAAATTCAGATTCTCTATGACAAGACGCCGCTCATCTTTGACTATGGTCCTGACTCTGTAGAGACAGTGGGTATCGTCTCGGGAGCAGGCGCTCATCGCCTTCAGGAAGCAGTGGCCTTGGGTCTGGACTGCTTCGTGACAGGAGAGGCTTCAGAGGCCTCCATGCACCTGGCGAAAGAGAGCGGCCTCCACTTCGTTGCAGCTGGGCATTACGCCACTGAACGCCTGGGCATCAAGGTTTTGGGAGAACAACTGGCCCAAGAGTTCGGCATTGAGGTAGAGTTTCTTGACCTTCCGAACCCAGTGTGA
- a CDS encoding isochorismatase family protein: MSSEVLLRRGQAALLVIDVQERLAAVMEERHTVVQAIATLIKGCQQLGVPVLYAEQYPKGLGPTVLELRELLLPAEPLTKLYFSCCKGTDLLSRLNERQVTQVVVVGMEAHICVLQTALDLLAEGFAVHVVSEGVTSRKLLDKQVALARLHARGAQVTTVEAVLFELVERSDAAEFRAIRSLIR, from the coding sequence TTGAGCTCAGAAGTGCTGCTCCGGCGCGGACAAGCCGCTCTGCTGGTGATTGACGTGCAGGAACGGCTCGCCGCAGTGATGGAGGAGCGCCACACCGTTGTCCAGGCCATCGCCACGCTGATCAAAGGGTGCCAGCAACTAGGGGTGCCGGTGCTCTATGCGGAGCAGTATCCCAAGGGGCTTGGGCCCACCGTTTTGGAACTCCGCGAGCTGCTCCTACCTGCCGAGCCACTAACCAAGCTCTATTTCAGCTGCTGCAAAGGAACGGACTTGCTCAGCCGGCTGAACGAACGCCAGGTGACGCAGGTAGTGGTGGTAGGCATGGAAGCGCACATATGCGTGCTCCAAACCGCGCTGGATCTTCTGGCCGAAGGGTTTGCGGTGCATGTGGTCAGCGAAGGGGTCACCTCGCGCAAGCTGTTGGACAAACAGGTGGCCTTGGCGCGACTGCATGCCCGCGGGGCGCAAGTTACTACGGTGGAAGCGGTCTTGTTCGAGCTGGTGGAGCGCTCGGACGCGGCGGAGTTCCGTGCCATTCGTAGCCTCATCCGGTAG
- a CDS encoding isoprenylcysteine carboxylmethyltransferase family protein, whose amino-acid sequence MTSDTFFKAGFFAMFTLLTLMRLYYKARAGLLRQPPSLRAEGPVLLAIRVLFGLPLLAAIGLYGLDLHVGSWMTVPVPISLRALGLVLGLVALIVLRAVHHALGDNFTTSVLPKDRHLLVQTGPYRWVRHPMYSSYLALFVAAFLVSKNLVIGLAGTVIILSLMTIRLRREEALLIERFGERYRAYMRRTRKFFPSLNPRWYARRPLAVGDRPTLAQERCGEKQLLAQETGPFRPNE is encoded by the coding sequence ATGACGTCGGATACCTTCTTCAAAGCTGGCTTCTTCGCCATGTTCACGCTGCTGACCCTGATGCGACTCTACTACAAGGCGCGGGCTGGACTGCTGAGACAGCCCCCTTCCCTGCGGGCCGAGGGTCCTGTTCTGCTGGCCATCCGCGTTCTGTTTGGCCTCCCTTTGCTGGCTGCTATCGGCTTGTACGGACTCGACCTACACGTCGGTTCCTGGATGACTGTCCCCGTTCCGATATCGCTGCGCGCCCTTGGTCTTGTCTTGGGCTTGGTGGCCCTGATAGTGCTCCGAGCAGTACACCACGCCTTGGGCGATAACTTCACCACTTCGGTCCTACCTAAGGACAGGCACTTGCTTGTTCAGACCGGTCCCTATCGATGGGTGCGACATCCGATGTACAGCTCCTATTTAGCCCTCTTCGTTGCTGCATTCCTCGTCTCGAAGAACCTTGTCATCGGCCTTGCTGGGACCGTCATCATCCTTTCTCTCATGACCATCCGTTTGCGGCGCGAAGAGGCTTTGCTCATCGAGCGGTTTGGAGAACGATACCGCGCCTATATGAGGCGAACGCGCAAGTTTTTTCCCTCGCTCAACCCGCGATGGTACGCCCGGCGTCCTCTGGCTGTGGGTGACCGGCCCACACTCGCGCAAGAGCGTTGCGGGGAAAAACAGCTGCTGGCACAAGAGACAGGTCCTTTCCGGCCGAATGAATGA
- a CDS encoding dihydropteroate synthase, with protein MDQKTTTFSTVHTVLWRADGRTVVIGADMPVVVIGEKINPTGKKAFADELRRGDLSRVRTWAREQTEAGAGVIEVNVGTDGINEAELLPAAVEAAMESTDLPLSIDTANPKAMEAALTVYKGKALLNSTTGESHRLEAILPVAVAHKAAIVGLCYDEKGISAEPHTRLQVAEKIVNKAAAAGLSIEDVVLDPLAFPVSTDHCAALVTLETARLIRAHIGTNLTLGVSNTSFGLPDRPALNVTMLVLAIAAGVTCPIVDPTRPEIMRAVKACDLLTGRDEMAMRWIQHFRATGSKQRDTG; from the coding sequence ATGGATCAGAAAACAACCACATTCAGCACTGTGCACACGGTGCTCTGGCGAGCCGACGGTCGAACGGTTGTCATCGGAGCCGACATGCCCGTGGTTGTCATTGGAGAAAAAATTAACCCTACCGGCAAGAAGGCATTCGCTGACGAACTTCGTCGCGGTGACCTTTCCCGGGTGCGCACGTGGGCACGGGAGCAGACAGAGGCGGGCGCGGGGGTGATTGAAGTGAACGTGGGAACTGATGGCATCAATGAGGCGGAGCTGCTCCCTGCTGCAGTGGAGGCAGCCATGGAAAGTACCGACCTGCCCCTCTCTATCGACACAGCAAACCCAAAGGCCATGGAAGCGGCGCTGACGGTGTACAAAGGCAAGGCTTTGCTAAACTCGACCACCGGCGAATCTCACCGATTGGAGGCCATCCTGCCTGTTGCGGTAGCACACAAGGCAGCGATAGTGGGCCTGTGCTACGACGAGAAGGGCATCAGCGCCGAGCCGCATACACGGCTGCAGGTGGCGGAGAAAATCGTGAACAAAGCCGCTGCGGCGGGACTCTCCATTGAGGACGTGGTTCTGGACCCTTTGGCGTTCCCTGTGAGTACGGACCACTGCGCTGCGTTGGTAACGTTGGAGACGGCGCGTCTCATCCGTGCGCACATAGGCACGAATCTGACTCTCGGTGTCAGCAACACGTCATTTGGACTCCCCGATCGCCCGGCGCTGAATGTCACCATGCTGGTACTGGCAATCGCCGCGGGGGTTACCTGCCCCATCGTCGATCCCACGCGCCCGGAGATCATGCGGGCTGTGAAAGCATGCGACCTCCTCACCGGGCGCGACGAAATGGCGATGCGTTGGATCCAACACTTTCGCGCCACCGGAAGCAAACAGAGGGACACGGGGTAG
- a CDS encoding DegV family EDD domain-containing protein yields the protein MPIKIRYLDGQRLRRAILAGSHFVIRAQRDLNAINVFPVADADTGTNMASTMRQVAEAAEGCEGCSISDVGKLVAESALNGARGNSGAILAQFFEGLREELQGKLRVSARAFGRAALRAAERARQAIANPREGTIITVMRDWATHFHRQSEQKSDFAELLRDSLTEARRSLAETPKKLDVLARAGVVDAGAQGFVHLLEGIVDFIETGRVRGAALRRRIAARLQLPRAEGTERPTYRYCTECVLSGSRVGRWRLTSTLGPLGDSLIVAGRRAKLRVHLHTDEPQKVLELLARYGELSAVKIDDMHAQHRKAKIRLRRKGIGIVTDSSCDLPAGFAQRHQIAMVPLTVRFGDTAYLDKVELGPDGFYERLLSSELHPTTSQPAPGDFLRAYRQALERHESVIAVHLSGALSGTLQAARTAAQQCPSDRLFVIDGKSASIALGLIVQEAVAAVRRGLSVEEVVERVRRAADNVRIWVAVPTLRYLRRSGRVSWLKGGLGTLFGIKPVLTLDEQGAASEVARTFGEKAARRKVLQLALAHARRFADPKFAVAHSHAPHLGQWLATRIEAATGQQGIWVLDASPVLGAHVGPGAAAVAVLGMEPATRRT from the coding sequence GTGCCAATTAAGATACGCTACCTTGACGGCCAGCGACTACGGCGGGCCATTCTCGCGGGTTCACACTTTGTGATTCGCGCACAACGCGACCTGAACGCCATCAACGTCTTTCCGGTGGCGGATGCCGATACCGGCACCAACATGGCCAGCACCATGCGTCAAGTGGCCGAGGCAGCCGAGGGCTGTGAAGGATGTTCCATCAGCGATGTGGGCAAGTTAGTGGCCGAGTCCGCTTTGAACGGAGCGCGCGGCAATTCCGGGGCTATTCTGGCGCAATTCTTTGAAGGACTGCGTGAGGAGTTGCAGGGCAAGCTGCGGGTCTCTGCGCGCGCATTTGGCAGGGCAGCGCTGCGCGCGGCCGAACGCGCCAGGCAAGCGATCGCGAACCCCCGCGAAGGAACCATCATCACGGTGATGCGCGATTGGGCAACGCACTTCCACCGCCAATCCGAGCAGAAAAGCGACTTTGCGGAACTGCTGCGCGACTCATTGACGGAAGCCAGGCGTTCTTTGGCGGAAACGCCCAAAAAGTTGGACGTACTGGCGCGGGCAGGCGTGGTGGATGCGGGAGCACAAGGTTTTGTCCACCTGCTGGAAGGCATTGTGGATTTTATCGAGACGGGTCGGGTCCGAGGGGCGGCGCTGCGCAGGCGCATCGCCGCCCGGCTGCAGCTCCCACGCGCCGAGGGGACGGAAAGACCAACCTACCGCTATTGTACCGAGTGCGTCCTTTCGGGTTCAAGGGTGGGCCGCTGGCGGCTGACTTCCACACTGGGCCCTCTAGGCGACTCCCTCATTGTGGCGGGTAGACGCGCCAAGCTCCGCGTCCACCTACACACCGACGAGCCGCAGAAAGTCCTGGAGCTGCTGGCGCGCTACGGAGAGCTCTCTGCGGTCAAGATCGACGACATGCATGCGCAACACCGTAAGGCTAAGATCCGGCTCCGCCGCAAGGGCATTGGCATCGTCACCGACAGCTCCTGTGATCTGCCTGCAGGTTTTGCGCAGCGGCACCAGATTGCCATGGTCCCGCTCACGGTGCGCTTTGGCGACACCGCGTACCTGGACAAAGTCGAGTTGGGGCCAGATGGCTTCTACGAACGCCTGCTGAGCTCCGAACTTCATCCCACCACCTCGCAGCCGGCACCGGGAGACTTTCTCCGAGCATATCGCCAGGCGCTTGAGCGTCACGAGTCAGTAATAGCGGTGCACCTTTCTGGAGCGCTGAGCGGCACGCTCCAGGCGGCCAGAACTGCCGCGCAGCAGTGCCCAAGCGACAGGCTGTTCGTGATCGACGGCAAGAGTGCCTCCATCGCACTTGGCCTGATCGTCCAGGAGGCGGTAGCCGCGGTGCGACGCGGGTTGAGTGTTGAGGAAGTGGTCGAACGTGTCCGGCGCGCCGCGGATAATGTGCGGATATGGGTCGCAGTGCCTACGCTGCGCTACCTCCGACGCAGCGGCCGAGTCAGTTGGCTCAAGGGCGGGTTAGGAACCCTGTTCGGCATCAAACCCGTGCTCACCCTGGATGAACAGGGTGCAGCCTCAGAGGTTGCAAGGACCTTCGGCGAAAAAGCGGCGCGGAGGAAGGTCCTGCAATTGGCCCTCGCTCACGCGCGTCGTTTTGCAGACCCAAAGTTTGCAGTGGCACATTCGCATGCCCCCCATCTGGGGCAATGGCTCGCGACCCGGATTGAAGCTGCAACTGGACAGCAAGGGATTTGGGTGCTGGATGCCTCTCCCGTGCTCGGCGCACACGTGGGACCCGGGGCAGCGGCCGTGGCCGTGCTGGGCATGGAACCGGCGACCAGACGAACATAG